The Poriferisphaera corsica DNA segment GAAAATTTCACGTATAGAACGTATGTGGTCTTGAGATTACTCTGCTGCAGCCACGATATCCCAACGCGCGACATTTTTGTCTTTGGGTAGCGGGGTCATCGTAACAAATCGCACAAGGTTTTGCGCGGGAACTCGATGATCCCAAATAGTAGCCCACGATGCGATCACAGCACCACCTTCATCTATTGCATTAATACGATAGATGATATAGCGAAGATCGCGATCTGTTTTGTTGTAGGTAATGATTCGAAGTCTTGAATCATGCGATTCACCTGCGGGGGTTGCAGTAATCTGATCAGGACGAACATATTGTGCATGATCATATTTTCGATCAACTTCCACCCATGCATCGACACGCTGTTTATCGATACCCTCAAGATTCGGCATGGGTATGCGTAGATTCACAGGTGTTCTGGCGGAAATCATTGATACAGGGAATGAGATGTTAAAATTCTCAATCGCAGATAAATCTATTAAGGATATATGCACGGTAGCAAATGCGATGACATCTGTTTCTCGTGTTGTCAGTTGAGCTTCATACCACCAATTTCCCTTGCGATCCTGCACCTTCCTAGTATTGACAACCCTAACGAGGGCTGACGGTTTGCGAGAATTATACTTATACTGCTCACCGACCAACTTCCATGATTTATGCGTCACTCTGGTTTGAAGAGGTGTTGAAACGGCAAGGTTATCACCTGGGGTCACATGAATGGCTTCCGTATCGCCTTCTATGCTCCCCTCGTAATTCTCTGGCATCACCCGAGTCGCATAGATGATGGTAGCACCGATAATTGCAACAAACGCGGTCAACAGGCCAATTGCGATATAAAGGCTACGGTACCGAGTACTACCCGTTGGCCGCATGACCATTCTGAATTCATTTGGCACATCTCCAACCCGAACTTGGCTGTCAGAATCATCGCCCTCAGGCGCAAGAGATGCAATCGCGATATTCATCTGCTGGGTATCATCTAAGCCTAAGCAATCGTCAGGGTTAGTACGCATTTTATCCGACAAACCTGACAAACCCACAACTGATCCATGGGGATCAAAGCGAAGTGGCAGCGTGTCATCCATTGCGCGCTCAGCATCCTCATCATGCATTTCGGTATAGCAACGCCTCCGAAAGTCATGTGGCTCAATTCGATAACGATGGTTACATTGAGGGCATCGCACGATCGCACTCGCTCGGATGAAGCTGCTCTCAGTGACGAGTTTACAGGATGGGCATGTTAATTCATACATATTTGGAACATCATGATCGCAGGTAAGTTACTTGTTGACAAATCTTTTATGAAGATTTTAGGCTGCCTTACGAGACTTACAACTTTATCTATGACATGACTCTAGATGAACTCATAGCAGTTGCGAGGTAACCTTCATGTGCTTATCTACACACAAACCTCTAGAGACGAATAATTGGCAGCGAATTACAATCGCTTGCGATGAATATTGCCTTACCAGTACTCGAAACCCGGGCTACAAAACCAATATTTGCGAAGGGGCCTAGAAGCTTAACGTCATTGCAGCTATTGCGGATTTCTGTGACAGATCGTTGTAACTTTCGTTGTGTTTATTGCATGCCACAACAAGGCTTAGAATTTCTGCCTGGACGGGATGTGCTCTCCGCTCACAACATTTTTGCGGTCTGCAAAGCTGCCAAGGAAGTAGGAATCACACATTTCAAACTCACAGGCGGTGAACCTTTACTTAGACGCGACTTATGTGAGATTATTGCTGGAATACGCAAGCTTGAACCTGTTGATATTTCACTCACAACCAATGGAGTACTGCTACCACAACAGGCATCTGCGCTGAAAAATGCGGGTTTAGATCGCGTTACGATATCTTTAGATACTCTCGATCATACCCGTTTCGATGCCATCGCGGGCAAGACAGGTCGTTTTCAACTCGAAGACGTATTAAATGGAATTCAAGCAGCCAATGATGTTGGATTTAAGCAAATAAAACTAAATACGGTCGTGATGAAGGGTATCAACGATGACGAAGTCATCTCTTTTGCGAAATTAACCACACATAATGCATGGACCATCCGCTTTATTGAATACATGCCGCTTGGGAATTCTCAATTATTAGATAGAAATTCAAATAACCCGCTAGCATTAGTCACAGAGAATGAAGTCATAAAACAGAGGATAGAGCACCATTTCGGTGAATTAATAAAAATATCTAGATCAGATGAATATGGCGTCGGCCCGGCTAATGTATTTCAAATCCCTGGGCACATCGGCCGAATTGGTTTTATTTCGGCAATGAGTCGTCCATTCTGCGAAAACTGTAACCGTCTAAGATTAACCGCTAACGGAGACCTTAGAGCATGTCTTTTTGATGGCGGCGAAATCAACATTCTTCGCTATTGTCTTGAGGTCAATTCCCACAAAAAACTAGTCCATGCAATTCAACAAAGTCTTGATCTCAAACCCGAAGTACATAAGGATGTCGGCAACCGAGCAATGAGCCAAATGGGAGGCTGAATATCACTTGAATCTGGAGTTTTCTGCCAAAAATATGTCGAAGCCATGACGTGAACCGATAGTATATTTGAACAAATTCGTGATTTACAGACATCAACAAGGACATCCTGATGAATCATGTCAATCAATCAATCGAAGATCTCAATGAGTATTTCAGCATTGATGATGTCTTGCGTTTCGAAATTGGAGAAGGTGGGCTAACCCGTGCGGTCATCACACACAATCTTTGTAAAGGCGAGTTGTATTTGCATGGCGCACATATTTCCCGATTTCAGCCAAGTGGTTTCGCGGATATACTCTTTTTAAGCTCTAACTCACAATATGAAGCCGATCAACCGATCCGCGGTGGTGTCCCAATCGTGTTCCCTTGGTTTGGGCCAAACAAGCACGATAACAATTTACCAATGCATGGCTATGCTAGAACAATGGAATGGCAAATGGCTCGCGCGGATTACCATTCAAGTAAACTTGTTCTCGAACTCAAAGCATACATTGCCCCATTCGAATTACAGTACTTCGTAGCATTCAGTGAACACCTCACAATGACACTTCGTGTCAATAATCCAACGGACGAAGTTCATCAATTCGAAGAAGCATTACACACCTATTTTTCTGTTGGTGACATCACAAAAGTAACTATTCGAGGATTAGAGTATGATTCGTTTATAAATAAAATTGATCATTTCCGTATACACGAAGGTGAAAGCAATCCTATCACAATCACGGGTGAAACTGATCGTGTGTATATTGATACTGCGGGCACGTCGGAGATCGTTGACCCCACTCTCCGAAGACGTATTTTCATAGATAAACATCATTCAAAATCAACCGTCGTGTGGAATCCATGGATCGATAAATCACAACGGATGACCGATTTCAAAGACGATGAATGGAAACAGATGGTATGTATAGAATCTGCTAACGTCGATAAAAACATCGTACAACTTCAGCCGCATCGATTCCATGAAATGACCACAGTCATCAGGCCTATTGCTTATTAATTACAACATAAAAGCCCTGTCTTTTATGACAGGGCTTGCACAACACTCAACTTTCCACCAACTGGGTTGGGTCTAACCCAGATCTTCGTCAAATATTATTTACGCTGAATTGTTTTCTGTGATTTAATTTTGCCGCCCTTATCTTTAGGTGCAACAACTTCTTTTTCCGCGATCGAAGGTGGAGCCGGGAAAATTGCGGCAAAATCTAAACCGCGAGCCTCACACTGCTGCGAAAGAGCTTTTCTAAAGTTCGGATAAGAAATCTCACGCCAAACTGTTGGTGTATTGGCATACACTTTTGCTTTCAATCTCAATTCGATTGAAGGCGCCTTCATATATTTGGCGTATGTATTACCAAAGACTTGATCAAAAGTTCCGAGTTTCTGACGAGCTTGCTCCGCTTTCGGGTCAACCAATTTATCCTTCGTATATTCGTTGAACGCGACACGAGACATCTTCATGAATTTGGAAAACACATCTAAACGGCCATTCGCAAGGCCTTCCATCAATGCTTTACCGATCATCGCATCTATGAACTGAACGACCTGAGTTTGCATATCCATGTCTTGCTTCAACTCAGACATGACAAAGTCTTCAAGCGGCATGTTATAACGTCCCATACGGACGTTGTGTCCTTTGTCTCCGTACAGATTTCTAGATTTCGCATAGTACTCAGCAGCCTGTTTTTCAGCGCCATACAAGTACGAGTAGACGATCGCTTTAATCAAGAAATTCTCATGCCCATTTTCAAACTCGTTAATCGTACCCTTTTTAAGGGTGAAGTCAGCGCCGCGAATTCGTTTGAGCGAATTCACCATGGCTAGTTCATATTTAGGAATAAAACGTGGATCTGGTAAGAGATCGATACGAGTTAATCCTGGATCATATGAAACCTTGCCAAGATACATTAATTCCTGCAACCCATGAATCACATTACGGTCAGTGTTCAGCAAATCAATACGAGTCGTATCTTGCAGCTCACCTGAAACACGAACACCAAGGAAAGCCCAATACACACCATGAGATGCTGGATGCCGCCAATCCAATGGGCCATACATCTCCATTAACTCATACATAACCCCCGGATCCATATGGTAATTTTCCCAAAGCACTTTCGCCCGCATATATGCAAGGATAGCGTTCACGCCCATCTGAGTACTGGGGCTCTCGTCAGTCAACAACTGAACAACCATGGCGAGTTGCGTTTCATTCTTATCTACGAGCATTTCAACAAGACGTGTTGGTTCGTTGTAACGAAGTGCGACAATCATTTGTCCAAAACGTCGAAGCGTCTCTTCGTTCAGAGCCATCCCATTCTCAGCGAGGCTATTCACTACACTTTGAGCTTCCGGTGTATCGCCGTATAGCACATCCAATTTATTTAAATTATTTCGCTTGCTTTGTTCATCGATCAATTGCTCAAGCAAACTTAGTTTTTCAATCAAATCGGGTCTTGATCGTCCATATACATTACGATAATCGTCCAATTGATCTGCAACTCGTACAGATGTTAAATCACGAACCTTTGTTAAGCCATCCTTAAACTCTGGGACTGATTCTATAAGATGATCAAGTTCATTTCGTGCCTCACGTGTTAAACGCGGCAAGACAAAATAACGATCAATTGCTTTTGCAATTGGCGCAAACTGATCAAGTACCTGTTGCGTTGTCGCGCCATCAGTTGGTGCTCCAAGAAACTCTTGCCATTCCTCAGCAAGTTTACGCTTGTAAAACCAATGCATATCATCAGCAGTCTTACCCATCTTGTGGAAGAAGATCCATGCAAGCTCCCGGTATAGACGGATTGATTGACGGTTTTTCGGTATCCCCTCATCACGAAGCAGCCGGATCCCCTTTGAAACCCAGTCGTATCGCTCAGTCGGTGTATTAGTTTTTACAGAAACATTATATGCCAGGTTCCAAGCTTGGAAGGCCCAAACTTGAGGAAAGCGAGGCTGCAGTGTTGTTATCCATTGCGCCAATGTATTCGCTTCATTAAATTTGCCTTGCTGCTTGAGTCGTTCAATACGGTACCACAATGCATCCACAGCTAAGCCGCGAAATGATCCGAGCAAAGCTGATGCCAATGCGTACTTTGGCGGCAGGTTATCCCCCTGCTGCAAGTCGAAGCTTAACTCTAAATCACGGCGTTGCTTGTTAATCGTTGGAACAAGCATCGTCGCGCCTACTAGAGCGCTGACTGCAAAAAGTACAGCTATGATTTGAACAAACCGATCTCTATCCATGTTTATATCCTGCAGCAGCAATATTCAAGCCACTCTTCTCTTGGCAAAATCACGTATCAAACATAATTCAATGCCAGCGTTTGAAACCCGATCTTGATCGCTAAACCCTGATCGAGAATTATCTCAATAGTAATTATCTACACAGTGACACGAGCTAACTCGCGTGATCTGAATATGAGGTATGCGATTACACCGATCACAAACGTCCAGATCATACCAAGCCACATGAATGCACTGGCTAGCTCTCGAGTCGTGACGACTCGACCATCCGTCAACTGTTCTGTAGGGCTGTAATAACCAAAACGTGGAACAAACGTCATGAATACCTCGCCGATCATTCGAATTAAAACACGCACACCATCCATCGGCTTATCAGAAGAGAATTTGCTCGCAAGAATATCTTTTAAGCTGAAAACCCATGCCCCCCAACTCAGATCCCCTCTGGGATACTTTGCGTAGCTATCTAATGATTCGAATAAAAATTCGCTACCTGAAGCTGCGAAGTATATAAGAAGTGCAGCCAAGCAAGCTGTTGGAAAGCCCAAGAAGGAGCCCATCGTTAGCCCAAGCATCGCAAGGAATACAAGCTTCAGCCAAATCATGGCCATGGACTTGAACAGATTAACTTCGAACGAACCTACTCGGTAATAAACTTCGAGCCCATTCCCCTTTTTAAAACTAATTGTCGGCTGTTCGCCGCTACGCAAAACTGGGTTACGAATTGTAACAACCAATTGTCCAAGATCATCGATCATTGAGGAATCAACTTCTAGGACATGGAAAAAATCTTCCGCTAATCGCACACCATTTGATTGATTCGATGCAATATTTGGGAAAACATAACGCAAGCCGCCAACCTTAACCAGCAATGTCACCATCCGATCATCAGTCGATCCAAGAGCATCTGGATTCAAACGTAATTGGAGTGGTTGACCGTATTTTTTACCATATTCTTTAGCCGTCATTAAGCCCGTAAAAACATATGTGCGTTCTTGGCGAGCTTTTAATGAGAACCATTGTTCAACAATCTCTTTGCGAATTCTACTACGCACTTCGTCCGTGACATTCATGATGGGTGACCCAGGCGCACCATAAACATCTGGATCTTGCTCTCGCAATTTCGTCAAGCGATTTTCATACTCAACTTGAAGCTCATTATCATCTAACGGCTTAGGTGTCATGATCTGACGCGCAACAAGAATTTGTTCATCAACAGCTGCTCGATCCAAGGGATCTAATGCCTGTTGCTTCGCAAGAAATGTTGTAAATGAATAAGTTGCAACACCACACACAATAACAAGCACTGCATTCAGCATCACAATCCCAAGCCACTTGCCAAGCAGGTACTGAACACGGCCAATAGGCTTGGTCAGTGTTAGATAAATCTGCTTATACTGCAATTCACTAGTGATCGTCTGAACCGCTAAGAACAATGTCATTAACGATAATGAAACTGAAGTCACATACATTGATGCGGTAAGGAATGTTTGAATCCGATATTTAAGAAAATCTTTTGGATCGATTACAAAAGGAAGAATCGGCACAAGCAAAACCAGCACAATGATGAACACTAATGGCACCCGCATACGGATGGCTTCATCAACCAATGTTCGCGCAACACCGATAATTGGATGTCCACCAGACAACAGACCCTTTACAATCTGAATGCCCAGATACATCGAAACACCCATGGCATAAATGCCAAGAATAATCGAGACCATGCTTGGCAAATCTAGTACGTAGAAAATACCCGCACTACCTGCTCCTAAAGTCGCCAACGCAATCACGGTTACACGCTTGACCCAACCCACATGTCGCCACATATATAGACCACGTACTTGCCAATATGCGACAAATAATCCTCCAAGCACGGACACTAGCACCGCCCCTGCTTGAATCTGTTGCGCAACGAAAAGCATCGTAACGCCAACCGTCATCGCAATCGATACAATATAAACGATCAACCATGACACCCAATTTGAGTCCTGGCTATTATTCTTGTTTGTGATCGTATCAGCCAATTTGATTACTCGCTGTTATCTATAATCAGTGCTTCTAAGCACGAAATTCCATTTTATAACCGCAACGATTAAAGAAGGTCATCAATCACAGACTGATCGCCTGCAGATTTCTTGCGCTTCTTCTCTGCATCAGATACGTCAGGCTTCTTCGCTTCGGCCTGTTCAACCTTAGGCTGATCCATCAAGGATGCAATAGCCTCATCGCTCTCAGTATTCGCGGGCTGCTCGACAGGTACTTCTTTTTCAACGACAGGCTCTGGCTGACTGTTACTTACGAGTTCTTCAAGGATAGACTCACTACTCGCTTCCCCAGCAACCGCTTCTGATGTGAGGAACGAAGCGATCTCACCACCCGATGATGCACCGTGTGTTGCGAGGCCTTCTTTTTGAGCTTTGTGAACAATATCAAGGAACAGATCTTCAAGCCGCTGCGTTGGATGCTCGACCGCATCAATACACTTATTGTGCTTCGCAAGCACTTGCTCAATTTCTTCAATAATCGATGGATCAAGATGATCGACCTTCAGAGTTGTCGTTTCTTCTTTCACAAGCAACTCTTCGACTGTACCGATCTGTCTAATCTTGCCCCCATACATCACCGCAACGCGATCACATACATCTTGGACATCAGATAGCTGGTGTGAACAGAGCAAAATGGTTTTGCCCTTGTCAGACAGCTGCAAAATCAAATCCTTGATCTGCTTCGCGCCAATCGGGTCCATACCCGTTGTGGGCTCATCCAAAATCAAGAGTTGAGGATCGTTAATCAGCGCTTGCGCCAAACCAATACGACGCTGCATCCCCTTGGAATACTCGCCAATCGGCCTATGTGCGACACGATCCAAACCAACCATCTCAAGCAACATATCGATACGTTGTTTACGTTGACGCCTGTTTTGATGAAACAGCTTTCCGTAGTAATCAAGCGTTTCACGTGCATTCAAAAAGCGATACAGATACGATTCTTCAGGAAGATATCCGATCATCTTTTTTGTATTCACGTCACGCGGCATCTGTCCGAAAACCGCAATATGACCAGCCGTCGAATGCAAAAGACCAAGAATCATCTTGATCGTCGTTGACTTACCTGAGCCGTTCGGGCCAAGCAAACCAAAAACCTCACCGCGTTTAATATCGAAGTCGATTGAATCAACCGCCTTCACGCGATTACGTAACCAAAAGTCCTTGAAAATCTTGGACAATTTTACGCATTTCACAACTGAATCTGAGGTCATCGATTCCGCCGCGGCCGTTTGTGTCATTGTCTGCGTCATACGCTTCTCACGAGCTTAGCTATCAAACTTGTTACAGGCATAATGCCCAATTATCTCACCACAAATCATCCCAATCCTACACCGTTATCTGCTTGTAATTATTCAAAACAGCGAACGGCTCCCGCAGCCTTACGTTTATCATCTCTCTTCTGATACACGCATCTGCTGCCGTTTCAATTGTGCCTCTTCACGACGTCGTGTCACCTCAGGGTCACGATTTGTTTCGAGATACAACTGTCCCGGGATCGCATACATCGTTTCAATATCAGGGCTCGTGAAGATTGCTTCACGGGTTTCCTGACGCAAACGGTTTGCGAAAATGACTGGATTTTCAAGATACTTTTCGTAAAGCGTCTCGAAGTTATTTGCCTCACTTTTAATCTCTTCAACCACGCGAGTCTTGTAAGACTCTGCTTGCTTGATATTCGCCGCTACTTCACCACCGATACTCAGCAACACGCCATTCGCATTACGAACCTCAAGAGTGCGAAGCGCCAGATCAATCTTGGTTTCGAAAGCATCAACCTCCGCCTGCTTGTTTGCTGACAGTGCTAATTGATACCCAAGAACAAGTTCATACAGCGCACTATGAGCTTCGCCAGCAGTTTCACCTAAAATTCTTGCACGTTCCTGACGTGCCTGTTCAATCTGCTTGCCGCGTTCATTCTCTGCATTGGAAACTGCTTCCCAAGCGTTGTAAACGCTATTCGGCATCTGCGGTTTGATATTGCTTATATTGACAATCTCAAGTCCGGAATTCAAATCATCTAGAATCCGCTGAGCATACATTTCTGCCGCATCATCATTTGTACGACCAACGATGTACTCATCTGCCTGAGTTTCCGCAACTGCATGAACAATCCCTGTTGATACCGCCTGCTTCATAATCTCCGTTGCACGCGCCATCTTCGAATCACCCAAAGCACTCGTTTCGACAATACCAATAGATTCAATAAACTTCACAAAGTCACGCACTTTATACGTAACTTCAAATCGGCCATGTACCAGATTCGCATCGCCTGTAATCAACGAACCATCGAACTCCGGCTTGAGTGGGCGTGCCAAATCTGCTGGCTTCTTACTCTCGTCACCTGCTTTG contains these protein-coding regions:
- the moaA gene encoding GTP 3',8-cyclase MoaA yields the protein MNIALPVLETRATKPIFAKGPRSLTSLQLLRISVTDRCNFRCVYCMPQQGLEFLPGRDVLSAHNIFAVCKAAKEVGITHFKLTGGEPLLRRDLCEIIAGIRKLEPVDISLTTNGVLLPQQASALKNAGLDRVTISLDTLDHTRFDAIAGKTGRFQLEDVLNGIQAANDVGFKQIKLNTVVMKGINDDEVISFAKLTTHNAWTIRFIEYMPLGNSQLLDRNSNNPLALVTENEVIKQRIEHHFGELIKISRSDEYGVGPANVFQIPGHIGRIGFISAMSRPFCENCNRLRLTANGDLRACLFDGGEINILRYCLEVNSHKKLVHAIQQSLDLKPEVHKDVGNRAMSQMGG
- a CDS encoding D-hexose-6-phosphate mutarotase gives rise to the protein MNHVNQSIEDLNEYFSIDDVLRFEIGEGGLTRAVITHNLCKGELYLHGAHISRFQPSGFADILFLSSNSQYEADQPIRGGVPIVFPWFGPNKHDNNLPMHGYARTMEWQMARADYHSSKLVLELKAYIAPFELQYFVAFSEHLTMTLRVNNPTDEVHQFEEALHTYFSVGDITKVTIRGLEYDSFINKIDHFRIHEGESNPITITGETDRVYIDTAGTSEIVDPTLRRRIFIDKHHSKSTVVWNPWIDKSQRMTDFKDDEWKQMVCIESANVDKNIVQLQPHRFHEMTTVIRPIAY
- a CDS encoding ABC transporter permease; its protein translation is MADTITNKNNSQDSNWVSWLIVYIVSIAMTVGVTMLFVAQQIQAGAVLVSVLGGLFVAYWQVRGLYMWRHVGWVKRVTVIALATLGAGSAGIFYVLDLPSMVSIILGIYAMGVSMYLGIQIVKGLLSGGHPIIGVARTLVDEAIRMRVPLVFIIVLVLLVPILPFVIDPKDFLKYRIQTFLTASMYVTSVSLSLMTLFLAVQTITSELQYKQIYLTLTKPIGRVQYLLGKWLGIVMLNAVLVIVCGVATYSFTTFLAKQQALDPLDRAAVDEQILVARQIMTPKPLDDNELQVEYENRLTKLREQDPDVYGAPGSPIMNVTDEVRSRIRKEIVEQWFSLKARQERTYVFTGLMTAKEYGKKYGQPLQLRLNPDALGSTDDRMVTLLVKVGGLRYVFPNIASNQSNGVRLAEDFFHVLEVDSSMIDDLGQLVVTIRNPVLRSGEQPTISFKKGNGLEVYYRVGSFEVNLFKSMAMIWLKLVFLAMLGLTMGSFLGFPTACLAALLIYFAASGSEFLFESLDSYAKYPRGDLSWGAWVFSLKDILASKFSSDKPMDGVRVLIRMIGEVFMTFVPRFGYYSPTEQLTDGRVVTTRELASAFMWLGMIWTFVIGVIAYLIFRSRELARVTV
- a CDS encoding ABC transporter ATP-binding protein, which produces MTQTMTQTAAAESMTSDSVVKCVKLSKIFKDFWLRNRVKAVDSIDFDIKRGEVFGLLGPNGSGKSTTIKMILGLLHSTAGHIAVFGQMPRDVNTKKMIGYLPEESYLYRFLNARETLDYYGKLFHQNRRQRKQRIDMLLEMVGLDRVAHRPIGEYSKGMQRRIGLAQALINDPQLLILDEPTTGMDPIGAKQIKDLILQLSDKGKTILLCSHQLSDVQDVCDRVAVMYGGKIRQIGTVEELLVKEETTTLKVDHLDPSIIEEIEQVLAKHNKCIDAVEHPTQRLEDLFLDIVHKAQKEGLATHGASSGGEIASFLTSEAVAGEASSESILEELVSNSQPEPVVEKEVPVEQPANTESDEAIASLMDQPKVEQAEAKKPDVSDAEKKRKKSAGDQSVIDDLL
- a CDS encoding SPFH domain-containing protein; its protein translation is MSEENTNKQMNDEQLSEEEVIAVVEDKECSSDCGCGHDHGHHHHHHDEVEREIDPAEKSLSDALSVSFGILKFVMVVLVVLYMCSGLFRVDPQDKAVRLIFGKIVGEPGKQVLEQGWYLNAPFPFGQYVSVPTDPQVVSMNSDFWYAFKAGDESKKPADLARPLKPEFDGSLITGDANLVHGRFEVTYKVRDFVKFIESIGIVETSALGDSKMARATEIMKQAVSTGIVHAVAETQADEYIVGRTNDDAAEMYAQRILDDLNSGLEIVNISNIKPQMPNSVYNAWEAVSNAENERGKQIEQARQERARILGETAGEAHSALYELVLGYQLALSANKQAEVDAFETKIDLALRTLEVRNANGVLLSIGGEVAANIKQAESYKTRVVEEIKSEANNFETLYEKYLENPVIFANRLRQETREAIFTSPDIETMYAIPGQLYLETNRDPEVTRRREEAQLKRQQMRVSEER